A region of Veillonellaceae bacterium DNA encodes the following proteins:
- a CDS encoding ABC transporter ATP-binding protein/permease produces MNNTKKSKLNSYKRLLTYLWPYWKLLLVSVVFMIIVSLSNLVVPWIIKDVIDKVLESKDLRMLYIIIVAIMGTFFIRALTTFGHRYLMGYIGQAVIMDLRNALYHHLQKLSIAYYDRRRTGDIMSNLTNDISALQTAIVDNFIQMVQEGAIFIGSFASMIYLQWKLTILCLVIVPLVSLTIKFFGSKLHTSGRSVQERLADVTSMLQETIQGVRIVRSFNRGDFEEGRFREINKSSFKATVRAIRQQSQMTPLVEFLSAIAVCAIIWYGGVSVIDGVMTTGELIAFLIYAINLANPTRRLAESFGNIQKSLAAADRVFAILDEKPEVQDRPGAKPLVVTEGRVEARHVQFAYEKDNPVLTDLNFVAEPGQTIAVVGPSGAGKTTIANLLPRFYDVTGGAILIDGVDIRDVTVGSLRDNIGLVPQDTLLFNTTIKDNVLYGRLDASDEDVWAAVRAANAEKFIKGLPRGIETKVGDRGLVLSGGQRQRIAIARAILKDPKILILDEATSALDTESEKIVQDALDKLMVGRTSFVIAHRLSTIKNADQILVLHDGVIAEKGTHDELMAKGGLYYELYTMSAKVAEAEQIEKEAESEGEE; encoded by the coding sequence ATGAATAATACCAAGAAAAGCAAACTGAACAGCTACAAGAGGCTTCTGACTTATCTCTGGCCTTACTGGAAGCTGCTTCTCGTATCCGTGGTCTTCATGATCATAGTATCCCTGTCGAACCTTGTGGTCCCGTGGATCATCAAGGATGTCATCGATAAGGTGCTCGAAAGCAAGGACCTCCGGATGCTTTACATCATTATCGTCGCCATCATGGGCACATTCTTCATCCGCGCCCTGACGACATTCGGCCACCGCTACCTCATGGGGTATATCGGGCAGGCCGTCATCATGGACCTCAGAAACGCTCTGTACCATCACCTGCAGAAGCTGTCGATCGCTTACTACGACCGCAGAAGGACGGGCGATATCATGAGTAATCTGACGAATGATATTTCCGCTCTCCAGACAGCCATCGTCGATAACTTCATCCAGATGGTGCAGGAAGGTGCCATCTTCATCGGGTCCTTTGCCTCCATGATTTACCTCCAGTGGAAACTGACGATCCTCTGCCTTGTCATCGTTCCGCTCGTATCCCTCACCATCAAGTTCTTCGGCTCCAAGCTCCACACGAGCGGCCGTTCCGTACAGGAAAGACTGGCTGACGTGACGAGCATGCTGCAGGAAACAATCCAGGGCGTACGTATCGTAAGAAGCTTCAACCGCGGCGACTTTGAAGAAGGCCGTTTCCGCGAAATCAACAAGAGCAGCTTCAAGGCGACTGTCCGTGCAATCCGCCAGCAGAGCCAGATGACACCGCTCGTTGAATTCCTTTCTGCGATTGCAGTCTGCGCCATCATCTGGTACGGCGGCGTCTCCGTCATCGACGGCGTCATGACCACCGGCGAACTGATTGCATTCCTGATTTATGCCATCAATCTGGCCAACCCGACAAGAAGACTGGCAGAAAGCTTCGGCAACATCCAGAAATCCCTGGCAGCTGCTGACCGTGTCTTTGCCATCCTTGACGAAAAGCCGGAAGTGCAGGACCGCCCTGGCGCAAAGCCGCTCGTCGTGACCGAAGGCCGCGTCGAAGCACGCCACGTGCAGTTTGCTTATGAGAAAGACAATCCGGTTCTGACGGATCTTAATTTCGTCGCTGAACCAGGACAGACAATTGCTGTCGTAGGCCCCTCGGGCGCCGGCAAGACGACGATTGCAAACCTTCTTCCCCGTTTCTACGACGTAACAGGCGGCGCCATCCTGATCGACGGCGTCGATATCCGTGATGTGACCGTCGGTTCCCTTCGCGACAATATCGGCCTTGTGCCGCAGGATACGCTTCTTTTCAATACGACGATCAAGGACAACGTCCTCTACGGACGCCTCGATGCATCGGATGAAGACGTATGGGCTGCGGTCAGAGCTGCTAATGCTGAGAAATTCATCAAAGGACTGCCGCGCGGCATCGAAACGAAGGTCGGCGACAGAGGCCTCGTCCTCTCCGGCGGCCAGCGCCAGCGAATCGCCATTGCGCGCGCCATCCTGAAAGACCCGAAGATCCTCATCCTCGATGAAGCGACATCCGCTCTCGATACAGAAAGCGAGAAGATCGTGCAGGATGCGCTCGATAAACTGATGGTAGGAAGAACATCCTTCGTTATCGCGCACAGGCTCTCCACCATCAAGAATGCGGACCAGATCCTGGTTCTCCATGACGGTGTCATCGCCGAAAAGGGCACGCATGATGAACTGATGGCCAAGGGCGGGCTGTATTATGAACTGTATACCATGTCTGCGAAAGTGGCGGAAGCCGAGCAGATTGAAAAAGAAGCTGAAAGCGAAGGAGAAGAATAA
- the sstT gene encoding serine/threonine transporter SstT: protein MFSRLQSTLSRVALIKQIAVGLVIGILIAVFAPGAIPAVSILGDLFVKALKGVAPVLVFFLVMNAMAQRKENAEGSMKPVVMLYIAGTFCASLVGVTMSFLFPTTLTLQVAPDTQLAPPSGIIQVLHNLILSVVDNPVSALMNANYIGILAWAIIFGIALKNMGSGTTKTCLNDIAAAITKVVTWVIHFAPLGILGLVAESVGTAGLGALIGYVQLLGVLIGSYFIVALVMNPAIVFSRLHVNPYPLVLTTLRESGVYAFFTRSSAANIPVNLTLCRRLGLNPDLFTISIPLGATINMAGASITISVLALAAANTLGINVDLPTALLLCLVATVGACGASGVAGGSLLLIPVACASFGIGNDISMQVVGVGFIISVLEDACETALNSSSDVLFTATAEFAERRKEGTFHKEDMVPHDAAE from the coding sequence TTGTTTAGCAGACTCCAGAGCACTCTTTCAAGAGTCGCACTCATCAAGCAGATTGCAGTCGGTCTTGTCATCGGCATCCTGATTGCAGTCTTCGCGCCGGGAGCTATTCCGGCCGTATCCATCCTCGGCGACCTGTTCGTCAAGGCATTAAAGGGCGTCGCTCCTGTTCTCGTTTTCTTCCTTGTCATGAACGCCATGGCACAGCGTAAGGAAAATGCAGAAGGAAGCATGAAGCCAGTCGTTATGTTGTACATCGCCGGTACATTCTGTGCGTCTCTCGTAGGCGTTACTATGTCCTTCCTCTTCCCGACCACGCTGACTCTCCAGGTCGCACCGGACACGCAGCTGGCTCCGCCAAGCGGCATCATCCAGGTCCTTCACAACCTGATCCTGTCCGTCGTCGATAACCCGGTTTCAGCGCTCATGAATGCAAACTACATCGGTATTCTTGCATGGGCCATCATTTTCGGCATCGCACTGAAGAATATGGGAAGCGGAACAACAAAGACCTGCCTCAATGATATTGCAGCAGCTATTACGAAAGTGGTCACCTGGGTCATCCACTTCGCACCGCTCGGCATTCTGGGTCTCGTCGCTGAATCTGTCGGCACTGCAGGCCTTGGAGCACTCATCGGTTATGTACAGCTTCTGGGCGTACTCATCGGCTCCTACTTCATCGTAGCACTCGTCATGAATCCGGCTATCGTTTTTTCCCGCCTTCATGTCAACCCGTATCCGCTCGTTCTTACGACCCTTCGTGAAAGCGGCGTATACGCATTCTTCACGAGATCTTCCGCAGCAAACATTCCTGTCAATCTGACACTTTGCCGCCGTCTTGGTCTCAATCCTGACCTTTTCACCATTTCCATCCCGCTTGGCGCTACCATCAACATGGCAGGCGCATCCATCACCATTTCCGTCCTGGCCCTGGCAGCTGCCAATACGCTGGGCATTAACGTGGATCTGCCGACAGCACTTCTTCTGTGCCTTGTCGCAACCGTCGGCGCATGCGGCGCTTCCGGCGTAGCAGGGGGCTCGCTCCTTCTGATTCCGGTTGCCTGCGCATCCTTTGGTATCGGCAACGATATTTCCATGCAGGTCGTAGGCGTAGGCTTCATCATTTCCGTACTGGAAGATGCCTGCGAAACAGCTCTCAACAGCTCCTCCGACGTTCTCTTCACAGCTACGGCTGAATTTGCAGAACGCAGGAAAGAAGGAACCTTCCACAAGGAAGACATGGTTCCGCACGATGCTGCTGAATAA
- the era gene encoding GTPase Era, translating into MTENTGFRSGFAALVGRPNVGKSTLLNALLGEKVSIVSSHAQTTRNKITGVWNGDNAQVVFLDTPGMHKPQSKLGEAIRQSTIDALEEVDLIVFLCAIDDPVGADDRYILSLLENRKVPVILVLSKIDLIPKEQLLLKIAQYSRLYDFADIVPISAKTGDNLDELMNTIKKYLPEGPKYFPDDMVTDQPERNIAQEVVREKLLIRTRDEVPHAIGVYSEEFREEEDGRIYIRCTIYVERPTQKGIIIGKNGSLLKAAKKDATRELKKILGAPVDLDLWVKVSKDWKNKDYILRELGYKEHK; encoded by the coding sequence ATGACAGAAAATACAGGTTTCCGTTCGGGATTTGCAGCCCTCGTAGGCCGCCCGAACGTAGGAAAGTCCACGCTTTTGAACGCGCTTCTCGGCGAGAAGGTGTCCATTGTTTCCTCCCACGCGCAGACGACACGAAATAAGATCACAGGCGTCTGGAACGGAGACAATGCGCAGGTCGTATTCCTGGATACCCCGGGCATGCACAAGCCGCAGAGCAAATTAGGAGAAGCCATCCGCCAGAGCACGATCGATGCTTTGGAAGAAGTCGATCTCATCGTCTTCCTCTGCGCCATCGACGATCCTGTGGGCGCCGACGACAGATATATCCTCTCCCTTCTGGAGAACAGGAAGGTGCCGGTCATTCTCGTCCTTTCCAAGATCGACCTCATCCCGAAGGAACAGCTTCTCCTGAAGATCGCGCAGTACAGCCGTCTTTACGATTTCGCTGACATTGTCCCGATTTCCGCAAAGACAGGCGACAACCTTGACGAGCTGATGAACACGATCAAAAAGTACCTGCCGGAAGGGCCGAAGTACTTCCCTGATGATATGGTCACCGACCAGCCGGAAAGAAATATCGCACAGGAAGTCGTCCGCGAAAAGCTCCTCATCCGCACCAGGGATGAAGTGCCGCATGCAATCGGCGTTTATTCTGAAGAATTCCGCGAAGAGGAAGACGGACGCATTTACATCCGCTGCACGATTTACGTAGAACGCCCGACACAGAAGGGCATCATCATCGGAAAGAACGGAAGCCTCCTGAAGGCGGCCAAGAAGGATGCGACAAGGGAACTGAAGAAGATCCTGGGCGCTCCGGTCGATCTCGACCTCTGGGTCAAGGTCAGCAAGGACTGGAAGAACAAGGATTACATCCTTCGCGAACTCGGCTACAAGGAACATAAGTAA
- a CDS encoding cytidine deaminase: MPKEEINEKTAERLLLGAMEARKNSYSPYSLYPVGAAVLAESGKVYAGCNMENVSYPASLCAERNAIGSAVAAGERKFLAIAVIGSHDSYTMPCGVCRQVIAEFKIPLIIAGRSEKDYRTFTLEGILPYAFEEDSLKKEQENP, from the coding sequence ATGCCGAAGGAAGAGATTAACGAAAAGACGGCCGAAAGGCTTCTCCTTGGCGCTATGGAAGCAAGGAAGAACAGCTACTCGCCTTACTCCCTCTATCCGGTGGGCGCTGCCGTCCTGGCAGAAAGCGGCAAGGTCTATGCAGGATGCAATATGGAAAACGTATCGTATCCGGCATCTCTCTGCGCTGAAAGAAATGCAATCGGAAGCGCAGTGGCAGCCGGCGAAAGGAAATTCCTTGCCATTGCCGTCATCGGAAGCCATGACAGTTATACGATGCCCTGCGGCGTCTGCCGCCAGGTGATTGCGGAATTCAAGATACCGCTCATTATAGCCGGCCGGTCTGAAAAGGATTACCGGACATTTACGCTTGAGGGAATCCTTCCCTATGCGTTTGAAGAAGATTCATTGAAGAAAGAACAGGAGAACCCATGA
- the sstT gene encoding serine/threonine transporter SstT, giving the protein MFSRIQSTLSRVALIKQIAVGLIIGVLIAIFAPGAIPAVSILGDLFVKALKGIAPVLVFFLVMNAMAQRKENAEGSMKPIIALYAVSTFCASLVGVGMSFLFPTSLVLQVAPETKLAPPSGIVQVLHNLILSVVDNPVAALMNANYIGILAWAIIFGIAMKSCASGTTKTCLNDISEAITKVVTWVIHCAPFGIMGLVADSVGTAGIGALLGYVQLLAVLVASYFLVALVMNPAIVFSRIHMNPYPLVLSTLRESGVYAFFTRSSAANIPVNLSLCRRLGLNPDLFTISIPLGATINMAGASITISVLSLAAAHTLGIAIDLPTAFLLCIVSTIGACGTSGVAGGSLLLIPVACASFGIGNDISMQVVGVGFIISVLEDACETALNSSSDVLFTATAEFAERRKEGILRKEDLVPKHDED; this is encoded by the coding sequence TTGTTTAGCAGAATTCAGAGCACTCTTTCAAGAGTGGCACTCATCAAGCAGATCGCCGTCGGTCTTATCATTGGCGTTCTCATCGCCATCTTTGCGCCGGGAGCCATTCCGGCCGTATCCATTTTGGGCGATCTCTTCGTCAAAGCGTTAAAGGGCATCGCGCCTGTCCTCGTTTTCTTCCTTGTCATGAACGCCATGGCTCAGCGCAAGGAAAATGCAGAAGGCAGCATGAAGCCGATCATCGCTCTTTACGCAGTCAGCACATTCTGTGCTTCTCTTGTTGGTGTCGGGATGTCCTTCCTTTTCCCGACTTCTCTGGTTCTGCAGGTGGCTCCTGAAACAAAGCTGGCTCCGCCAAGCGGCATTGTCCAGGTCCTTCACAACCTGATCCTTTCTGTCGTCGATAACCCGGTCGCTGCCCTCATGAATGCGAACTACATCGGGATTCTGGCATGGGCCATCATCTTCGGCATCGCAATGAAGAGCTGCGCAAGCGGCACGACAAAGACATGCCTCAATGATATTTCCGAAGCGATTACGAAAGTGGTCACCTGGGTCATCCACTGCGCTCCCTTCGGCATCATGGGCCTTGTTGCTGATTCCGTAGGAACTGCCGGCATCGGAGCTCTCCTTGGCTATGTACAGCTCCTTGCCGTACTGGTTGCTTCTTACTTCCTTGTTGCTCTTGTCATGAACCCGGCTATTGTTTTCTCCCGTATTCATATGAATCCGTATCCGCTCGTTCTTTCCACACTTCGTGAAAGCGGCGTGTATGCCTTCTTCACAAGATCCTCTGCGGCCAACATTCCGGTCAACCTGTCCCTGTGCCGCCGTCTCGGCCTCAACCCGGATCTTTTCACGATTTCCATTCCGCTCGGCGCTACCATCAACATGGCAGGCGCATCCATCACGATTTCCGTCCTGTCCCTGGCAGCTGCCCACACACTGGGAATTGCCATCGACCTTCCGACTGCGTTCCTGCTCTGCATTGTCTCCACAATCGGCGCATGCGGTACATCCGGCGTAGCAGGGGGCTCGCTCCTTCTGATTCCGGTTGCCTGTGCATCGTTTGGTATTGGCAATGATATCTCGATGCAGGTCGTCGGCGTAGGCTTCATCATTTCCGTACTGGAAGATGCCTGCGAAACAGCACTCAACAGTTCTTCCGACGTTCTATTCACCGCTACGGCTGAATTTGCAGAACGCAGGAAGGAAGGCATCCTCCGCAAGGAAGACCTCGTTCCAAAGCATGATGAAGATTGA
- a CDS encoding hemolysin family protein, translated as MQWIGIFLLIALAASFFNYKSTLVNFSFARMRKKYIEDNDEQDPALIEKVAPYYQHTSQVLGGTQLSFVVCGAVFGVSIFGIDAAIYEEFIAVLGEDMAWAGVLTAIIFSALALAAYWIGTILIPGSHALVEPLPILAGQTWVISMNRHLFRPIVMPGLYLIKKFFKWRNIPLRNEVNFTYTEDEIRCIVEESHRSGRLNALENTLIKNSFDFFDLMVRDVMVPRSDMVVLNYEDEIDEMRRTISKAHHTCYPVCMDDKDHILGFIHVKDFLESLLHGEFNVKRIMRDILTVPETMPAPTLLQLMKNTRTYLAVVVDEYGSTSGLATLEDLIEELVGEIPQGADQAPYEIIRKGEGVYEFDGTVILEDVSDRLEIDLAEEDKNATIGGFVFSRLERIPKVGDSIEFGGWRFTVLRVAGFRIVRLKAEKIAPPEGEAEEAPEEKHEA; from the coding sequence GTGCAGTGGATAGGCATATTCCTGCTTATTGCACTGGCAGCGTCGTTTTTCAATTACAAAAGCACGCTGGTTAATTTTTCCTTTGCGCGTATGCGCAAGAAGTACATCGAGGACAATGACGAGCAGGATCCCGCGCTCATCGAAAAGGTAGCACCGTACTACCAGCATACTTCGCAGGTGCTGGGCGGCACGCAGCTTTCCTTTGTTGTGTGCGGGGCTGTTTTCGGTGTGTCCATTTTCGGCATCGACGCAGCCATCTATGAGGAATTCATTGCGGTCCTTGGCGAAGATATGGCCTGGGCGGGGGTTCTGACGGCCATCATTTTCTCAGCGCTCGCACTGGCTGCCTACTGGATCGGGACGATCCTGATCCCGGGCTCCCATGCACTTGTCGAACCGCTTCCGATTCTGGCGGGGCAGACATGGGTGATCAGCATGAACCGCCACCTTTTCCGCCCGATCGTCATGCCGGGTCTTTACCTGATCAAGAAGTTCTTCAAGTGGAGGAACATACCGCTTCGGAACGAAGTCAATTTCACGTATACAGAAGATGAAATCCGCTGTATCGTCGAGGAAAGCCACAGGAGCGGCAGGCTGAATGCCCTCGAGAATACGCTCATCAAGAATTCCTTCGATTTCTTCGATCTCATGGTCCGCGACGTCATGGTGCCGAGAAGCGACATGGTCGTTTTGAATTATGAAGATGAAATCGACGAAATGCGCCGCACGATTTCCAAGGCGCACCATACCTGCTATCCGGTCTGCATGGACGACAAGGATCACATCCTGGGATTCATCCATGTGAAGGATTTCCTGGAAAGCCTTCTTCACGGCGAATTTAATGTGAAGCGGATCATGAGGGATATCCTGACGGTTCCCGAAACCATGCCGGCACCGACGCTTCTCCAGCTCATGAAGAATACAAGGACGTACCTCGCTGTCGTCGTCGATGAGTACGGCAGCACGTCAGGCCTTGCGACGCTTGAGGACCTGATCGAGGAGCTCGTGGGAGAAATCCCGCAGGGCGCTGACCAGGCTCCCTATGAAATCATCAGGAAGGGCGAGGGTGTCTACGAATTTGACGGCACGGTCATTCTGGAAGATGTTTCCGACAGGCTGGAAATCGATCTGGCGGAAGAAGACAAGAATGCAACGATCGGCGGCTTCGTATTCTCAAGACTCGAACGCATTCCGAAAGTCGGGGACTCGATCGAGTTTGGCGGCTGGCGCTTCACGGTGCTGCGCGTGGCCGGCTTCCGCATCGTCCGTCTGAAGGCAGAGAAGATTGCGCCGCCTGAAGGGGAAGCAGAAGAAGCTCCGGAGGAAAAACATGAGGCCTGA
- a CDS encoding recombination protein O N-terminal domain-containing protein yields the protein MRPEIRSMEGIVLRAGKGREGGRLVSVFTREMGFLRLGISRQALSRYGTGLMLPFAHIRFTGAFYPDYSIMTQYEGGLLFDMMAIPYEEMSEWYYVIELASLLFPEEEADEEAFDTLLLGGRAAKTRNRRVTAFVTAVKLLAIAGFDPAQEEPAGEHHLSSGALSLLAAFRDYRWEKPFEGTISASLFNEAAEYLDRFITEYCGLTLHTAGAFSDKNTKF from the coding sequence ATGAGGCCTGAGATCCGATCGATGGAAGGCATCGTCCTCCGCGCGGGGAAGGGCCGCGAAGGGGGAAGGCTTGTTTCTGTCTTTACAAGGGAAATGGGATTTCTCCGCCTGGGTATTTCCAGGCAGGCGCTTTCCCGCTACGGCACGGGGCTCATGCTTCCGTTTGCTCACATCCGGTTCACCGGCGCTTTCTATCCGGATTACAGCATCATGACGCAGTATGAAGGCGGACTTCTTTTCGATATGATGGCGATTCCCTATGAAGAAATGAGCGAATGGTACTATGTCATCGAGCTTGCCTCGCTTCTTTTTCCAGAAGAAGAGGCGGATGAAGAGGCTTTTGATACGCTCCTTTTGGGAGGACGCGCGGCAAAGACAAGGAACAGGAGAGTGACGGCTTTCGTGACGGCCGTCAAGCTTCTTGCCATTGCAGGCTTTGATCCTGCGCAGGAAGAACCGGCTGGCGAGCACCATCTTTCCAGCGGCGCGCTTTCGCTTCTTGCTGCTTTTCGCGATTACAGGTGGGAGAAACCTTTTGAAGGAACGATTTCCGCGTCCCTTTTCAATGAAGCGGCTGAATACCTCGATCGTTTCATCACGGAATACTGCGGACTGACTCTTCATACCGCAGGGGCTTTTTCGGATAAAAATACGAAATTCTGA
- the ybeY gene encoding rRNA maturation RNase YbeY, whose protein sequence is MEITINYSDMKFYSEDLEKLIRMVLTEGARQQKVAEDAEISVLICDADTIHELNRDYRDVDAPTDVLSFALNEGEDDVPEEETELGDIVINLDRAVSQAEEYGHSRDREVAYLSVHGFLHILGYDHYDPEEKKAMRKAEEDILSACGLSRIMTEGKLEAEHAEGRD, encoded by the coding sequence ATGGAAATCACCATTAATTACAGCGATATGAAATTTTACAGCGAAGATCTGGAGAAACTGATCCGCATGGTACTGACGGAAGGCGCCAGGCAGCAGAAGGTGGCAGAAGATGCTGAAATCAGCGTGCTCATCTGCGATGCAGACACGATCCATGAGCTGAACCGCGATTACAGGGATGTGGATGCGCCGACGGACGTCCTTTCCTTCGCACTGAATGAAGGCGAAGACGATGTGCCGGAAGAAGAAACGGAACTGGGCGACATCGTCATCAATCTTGACCGCGCCGTCAGCCAGGCTGAGGAATACGGCCACAGCCGCGACAGGGAAGTGGCATACCTTTCCGTGCACGGTTTCCTCCATATCTTAGGCTACGATCATTATGATCCCGAGGAAAAGAAGGCCATGAGAAAGGCAGAGGAAGATATCCTCTCCGCCTGCGGCCTTTCCCGCATCATGACAGAAGGAAAGCTGGAAGCAGAACATGCCGAAGGAAGAGATTAA
- the lpxI gene encoding UDP-2,3-diacylglucosamine diphosphatase LpxI (LpxI, functionally equivalent to LpxH, replaces it in LPS biosynthesis in a minority of bacteria.), which yields MEKIGLLAGVGTLPVEFAEAVRSQGYEVVCVAVIPGIDPRLKEIANVYYDISAFKLNKIIKTLVKENVKEVTMIGKVTKEWLYKDHVLPDLRAIKVLNRLRKANFKDDTITLAIVEELAKDGISVLDQTKYLKPLMPGPQVFTKKKPTEEQMADVAFGFKAAKAIGAMDLGQTVVVKNCAVMAVEAIEGTDACIKRGGALARGGAVVVKTAKPNQDTRFDMPAIGLQTLRSMEESGCAVLAIEAYHTLFAEKDEVLKEANNKGIVILAAEQDSL from the coding sequence ATGGAAAAGATCGGTCTCTTGGCCGGCGTCGGAACACTTCCCGTCGAGTTCGCAGAAGCTGTCCGTTCGCAGGGCTATGAAGTCGTTTGCGTCGCGGTCATCCCCGGGATAGATCCGCGGCTGAAGGAAATTGCCAATGTCTATTACGACATCAGCGCCTTCAAACTGAATAAAATCATCAAGACGCTTGTGAAAGAAAATGTCAAGGAAGTCACCATGATCGGCAAAGTGACGAAGGAATGGCTCTACAAGGATCATGTCCTTCCCGATCTTCGCGCCATCAAGGTGCTGAACCGTTTAAGAAAGGCCAATTTCAAGGACGATACGATCACGCTGGCCATCGTGGAAGAGCTTGCCAAGGACGGGATTTCCGTTCTTGACCAGACAAAGTATCTGAAGCCCTTAATGCCCGGCCCGCAGGTTTTCACAAAGAAGAAACCGACGGAAGAGCAGATGGCGGACGTCGCTTTCGGATTCAAGGCAGCCAAGGCTATCGGCGCCATGGATCTGGGACAGACGGTCGTCGTCAAGAACTGCGCCGTCATGGCTGTCGAGGCCATCGAGGGAACCGATGCCTGCATCAAGAGAGGCGGGGCGCTTGCCAGGGGCGGTGCTGTCGTCGTCAAGACGGCCAAACCGAATCAGGATACCCGTTTCGATATGCCGGCCATCGGTCTTCAGACGCTCCGTTCGATGGAGGAGAGCGGCTGCGCAGTACTAGCCATCGAAGCGTATCACACGCTATTCGCCGAGAAGGATGAAGTGCTCAAGGAAGCCAATAACAAAGGCATCGTCATTCTTGCGGCAGAACAGGACAGCTTATGA
- the lpxB gene encoding lipid-A-disaccharide synthase: MKIMMSAGEASGDLHGGALAAELKKLRPDIELFGMGGSDMQKSGVRIIYDINNLGIIGVVEVIKHIPFFFRLRDTLKQAMIDEKPDALVCIDYPGFNMRLAHVAKELGIPVIYYIAPTIWAWNKGRAKKIVRDVAAVASIFPFEAKAYKEAGANVTFVGHPLADTVKPTMPREKALEYFRADPDKKHILLMPGSRGNEVRGLLSTMLDAAREINKKAPSQFFIPRASTISLSLLHSIIGHNPGIDIEITEGARYDLMGMCDACIASSGTATLETALMELPTVLVYRLAPFTWFLAKHLVHVKYAGLPNLLLQREVTPELLQDEVTPDHISSLVLPWLLNPAAREANVEELRDVRKALGNGGAVRNVASLVLKTAGDQEIT, encoded by the coding sequence ATGAAAATCATGATGTCAGCCGGGGAAGCTTCCGGCGATCTGCACGGCGGCGCTCTTGCGGCCGAGCTCAAGAAACTCAGGCCGGATATTGAACTTTTCGGCATGGGCGGCAGCGATATGCAAAAGAGCGGCGTACGGATCATTTATGACATTAACAATCTGGGAATCATCGGCGTGGTGGAAGTCATCAAGCACATTCCCTTCTTTTTCCGCCTGCGCGACACATTGAAGCAGGCCATGATCGATGAGAAGCCGGATGCGCTTGTCTGCATCGATTATCCGGGATTCAATATGCGCCTGGCCCATGTGGCCAAGGAGCTCGGGATCCCTGTCATTTACTATATTGCTCCGACAATCTGGGCATGGAACAAGGGAAGGGCGAAGAAAATCGTCCGCGATGTGGCAGCTGTCGCATCCATTTTCCCGTTCGAAGCCAAAGCATACAAGGAAGCCGGCGCGAATGTCACCTTCGTAGGCCATCCTTTGGCGGATACAGTGAAGCCGACGATGCCAAGGGAAAAAGCGCTGGAGTATTTCCGCGCCGATCCTGACAAGAAGCACATCCTTCTTATGCCGGGAAGCCGCGGCAACGAGGTCAGGGGACTTCTCTCCACGATGCTTGATGCGGCAAGGGAAATCAATAAGAAGGCGCCGAGCCAGTTCTTCATTCCCCGCGCAAGCACGATTTCCTTAAGCCTTCTTCATTCGATCATCGGGCATAATCCCGGAATTGACATTGAAATCACTGAAGGCGCGCGCTATGACCTCATGGGCATGTGCGATGCATGCATTGCTTCCTCCGGGACGGCAACGCTTGAGACAGCCCTGATGGAGCTTCCGACGGTTCTTGTATACCGCCTCGCTCCATTTACCTGGTTCCTGGCCAAGCACCTGGTCCATGTGAAGTATGCGGGCCTTCCGAATCTTCTCCTGCAGCGGGAAGTGACGCCCGAGCTTCTGCAGGATGAGGTGACGCCGGATCATATTTCCTCCCTGGTCCTTCCGTGGCTCCTGAATCCCGCGGCCAGGGAAGCGAATGTAGAAGAGCTGCGCGATGTAAGGAAAGCGCTCGGCAATGGCGGCGCCGTCAGGAACGTGGCCAGTCTCGTATTAAAAACAGCAGGAGATCAGGAAATTACATGA